A window from Acidobacteriota bacterium encodes these proteins:
- a CDS encoding DUF1080 domain-containing protein: protein MRLTTIAAALVASLALAPVLVARQAEPGFTSLFDGRTLNGWTLVGGRGEGYGVKDGVLYCARGGGGKLITDKEYGDFVLRFEFRMPAEGSNNGLGIRAPREGDAAYQGMELQILDEKAALGGKWGTLKDSQYHGSVYDVIAAKKGAQKPAGEWNVQEVTAKGRRITVVLNGQTILDADLDSVKDPDVLAKHPGLARTSGHIGFLGHNDFIEFRNIRIKEL, encoded by the coding sequence ATGCGCCTGACCACCATCGCCGCCGCTCTCGTTGCTTCACTGGCTCTCGCCCCGGTGCTCGTGGCCCGGCAGGCCGAGCCCGGATTCACGTCGCTCTTCGATGGCAGGACGCTGAACGGCTGGACGCTCGTCGGCGGCAGGGGTGAAGGCTACGGCGTGAAGGACGGCGTGCTCTATTGCGCCAGGGGCGGCGGCGGGAAGCTGATCACCGACAAGGAGTACGGCGACTTCGTGCTGCGCTTCGAGTTCCGCATGCCAGCCGAAGGATCGAACAACGGTCTCGGGATCCGCGCGCCGCGCGAAGGTGACGCCGCCTATCAGGGGATGGAACTGCAGATCCTCGACGAGAAAGCCGCGCTCGGCGGCAAGTGGGGCACGCTGAAGGACTCGCAGTATCACGGCAGCGTCTACGACGTGATCGCCGCGAAGAAGGGCGCGCAGAAGCCCGCCGGCGAATGGAACGTGCAGGAGGTGACGGCGAAGGGCCGCCGCATCACGGTGGTCCTGAACGGCCAGACGATCCTCGACGCCGACCTCGACTCGGTCAAGGACCCCGACGTCCTCGCCAAACACCCCGGCCTGGCCCGTACGTCTGGCCACATCGGCTTCCTCGGCCACAACGACTTCATCGAGTTCCGCAACATCCGCATCAAGGAACTCTGA
- a CDS encoding fused MFS/spermidine synthase translates to MSVPTRGAQAHVASPSWLLPVLLSLFFLSGFCALIYQTLWLRMLALVFGVTVYAASTVLASFMSGLAIGSLLAGLVAERTTRPLRLFGIAELLVGVTALLTPWALDTVTRLYMGWYPSLAGHLGSLTLVRFLLSFAVLLIPTVLMGATLPLVLKSALGGNRDVGQRIGVLYGINTTGAIVGALLAGFVLIPVIGLSASFTLAAAINVVIGLTALVASRRADAAVAHAALRSSGDVGTAVQAPSPADAQTATATPPADVESSAWTRRSVLVVFALSGAVSLALEVLWFRVLVIFLRPTTYSFTLMLGTVLAGIAIGSYLASPILRRGRHLLAWLAALELGIAVMALSSFQGLTLTVYSMNWLRRTLTDAPTAAYLSPLVVASLLAILPTALLLGMAFPVGLRVWAGTAADDGRAAKLAGIFYSVNVCGAIVGAAGAGFLLIPRLGSAGTLLALASVTLAGALLLVVPLWRTMRRAALTMTGVALATFGLLAMVETDPFDVALTHFHHGERRIWREEGVQTSVAIHERRTGRRVQDRMRIMYLDGMHQSNDARSTVFGHSRIGFLPTALHPHPTRALVVGLGAGTTPGAIATFPGVQVDVVELSGTVVKGAHYFRMANQDVLARPNVHLRVDDGRNFLLLSPPKQYDIITADVILPRHAGAANVYSVQYFELVKRALKDDGIVLQWNGGDTASEYALILRTFRQVFPDMTLWGDGSLMIGTKSPLVVDLDAFRRKLEDPELRKVLAGYNLDSENKLLGQFVAAPDDVRALVGDGPVTTDDHPLVEYFLSRPQGEAAMDLSDTYGDVRPFVRSSRPVAFEPPARAIR, encoded by the coding sequence ATGTCCGTGCCCACTCGTGGCGCGCAGGCCCACGTCGCCTCACCCTCGTGGCTCCTGCCAGTGCTGCTATCGCTGTTCTTCCTGTCAGGATTCTGCGCGCTCATCTACCAGACGCTGTGGCTGCGCATGCTCGCACTGGTCTTCGGCGTGACCGTGTACGCGGCAAGCACCGTGCTCGCGAGCTTCATGAGCGGGCTCGCCATCGGGAGCCTCCTCGCCGGCCTGGTCGCCGAGCGGACCACGAGGCCACTGCGGCTGTTCGGGATCGCCGAATTGCTGGTGGGTGTGACGGCCCTGCTGACGCCGTGGGCGCTCGACACGGTGACGCGTCTGTACATGGGCTGGTACCCGTCGCTGGCCGGGCATCTCGGATCGCTCACGCTCGTCAGGTTCCTGCTGTCGTTCGCGGTGCTGCTGATCCCGACCGTCCTGATGGGGGCGACGCTGCCGCTGGTTCTCAAGTCGGCGCTCGGCGGCAACCGCGACGTCGGACAGCGCATCGGAGTCCTGTACGGGATCAACACCACCGGCGCCATCGTCGGCGCGCTGCTTGCGGGCTTCGTCCTGATCCCCGTGATCGGACTCAGCGCGTCGTTCACGCTCGCCGCGGCGATCAACGTCGTCATCGGCCTCACGGCGCTCGTGGCCAGCAGGCGCGCCGATGCCGCCGTGGCGCACGCGGCGCTTCGCTCGTCCGGCGACGTCGGCACGGCCGTCCAAGCGCCATCGCCGGCAGACGCGCAGACAGCGACGGCAACGCCACCGGCCGACGTGGAGTCGTCGGCGTGGACGCGACGGTCCGTACTCGTCGTCTTCGCACTCTCCGGAGCCGTGTCCCTCGCGCTCGAAGTGCTGTGGTTCAGGGTGCTGGTGATCTTCCTGCGTCCCACGACGTACTCCTTCACGCTGATGCTCGGCACGGTGCTGGCGGGCATCGCGATCGGGAGCTACCTCGCGTCGCCGATCCTGAGACGCGGGCGCCACCTGCTTGCGTGGCTGGCCGCGCTCGAACTCGGCATCGCCGTGATGGCGCTCTCGTCGTTCCAGGGCCTCACGCTCACCGTCTATTCGATGAACTGGCTGCGTCGCACGCTCACCGACGCGCCGACCGCCGCGTATCTCTCACCGCTCGTCGTTGCAAGCCTGCTCGCCATCCTGCCGACGGCGCTACTGCTCGGCATGGCCTTCCCGGTCGGCCTGCGCGTGTGGGCGGGTACCGCCGCCGACGATGGACGCGCCGCGAAGCTCGCCGGCATCTTCTACTCGGTCAACGTGTGCGGGGCCATCGTCGGCGCGGCGGGTGCGGGCTTCCTGTTGATCCCGCGGCTCGGCAGCGCGGGCACGCTGCTCGCGCTCGCCAGCGTCACGCTCGCCGGCGCCCTGTTGCTGGTGGTGCCGCTCTGGCGCACGATGCGACGCGCGGCCCTGACGATGACAGGCGTGGCGCTGGCGACGTTCGGCCTGCTCGCCATGGTGGAGACGGATCCGTTCGACGTCGCACTCACGCACTTCCATCACGGCGAGCGACGTATCTGGCGTGAGGAAGGCGTTCAGACGAGCGTGGCCATCCACGAACGGCGCACGGGGCGACGCGTGCAGGACCGCATGCGCATCATGTACCTCGATGGCATGCACCAGTCCAACGATGCGCGCTCGACGGTGTTCGGGCACAGTCGCATCGGGTTCCTGCCGACCGCGCTCCATCCGCATCCCACCCGCGCGCTCGTCGTCGGATTGGGTGCCGGTACTACGCCTGGTGCCATCGCCACGTTCCCCGGCGTCCAGGTCGACGTCGTCGAGCTCTCGGGCACCGTGGTGAAGGGCGCGCACTACTTCAGGATGGCCAATCAGGACGTCCTTGCGCGGCCGAACGTCCACCTGCGCGTGGACGATGGGCGCAACTTCCTGCTCCTGAGTCCGCCCAAGCAGTACGACATCATCACGGCCGACGTGATTCTCCCGCGCCATGCGGGCGCGGCCAACGTCTACTCCGTGCAGTACTTCGAACTCGTCAAGCGCGCGTTGAAAGACGATGGGATCGTGCTGCAGTGGAACGGCGGCGACACGGCCAGCGAGTACGCGCTCATCCTGCGCACGTTCCGGCAGGTGTTCCCCGACATGACGCTGTGGGGCGACGGCAGCCTGATGATCGGCACGAAGAGCCCGCTCGTCGTCGATCTCGACGCGTTCCGCCGCAAGCTCGAGGATCCGGAACTGCGCAAGGTGCTGGCAGGCTACAACCTCGATTCGGAGAACAAGTTGCTGGGACAGTTCGTCGCCGCGCCGGACGACGTGCGCGCGCTCGTGGGTGATGGGCCCGTCACGACGGATGACCATCCGCTCGTCGAATACTTCCTGTCGCGACCGCAGGGCGAAGCCGCGATGGACCTGAGCGACACCTACGGCGACGTCAGGCCGTTCGTCAGGTCGTCACGACCAGTGGCGTTCGAGCCACCCGCGCGCGCGATTCGATAG
- a CDS encoding PhzF family phenazine biosynthesis protein, translated as MRLPIYQVDAFASEVFRGNPAAVCPLETWLPDATMQAIATENNLAETAFFVQTGPAQYHLRWFTPEVEVDLCGHATLAAAAVLFEKRGEASTAVAFDTRSGVLHVARDGETYTLDLPVRQPRPLPLDRQVSVALGAEPRELWLARDCMAVYDTEADVRALAPDMARVKALGVFGFIATAPADPALSPGADFVSRFFAPSAGVAEDPVTGSAHCTLVPYWADRLAKTTLEARQVSRRGGVIRCTIDGDRVRLTGRAVFYLEGTITV; from the coding sequence ATGCGCCTGCCGATCTACCAGGTCGACGCGTTCGCGTCGGAGGTGTTCCGCGGCAATCCGGCCGCCGTGTGTCCGCTCGAGACGTGGCTGCCAGACGCCACGATGCAGGCCATCGCCACGGAGAACAACCTCGCCGAGACGGCGTTCTTCGTACAGACAGGACCTGCGCAGTACCACCTGCGCTGGTTCACGCCCGAAGTCGAAGTGGACCTCTGCGGACACGCCACGCTCGCCGCGGCGGCCGTGCTGTTCGAGAAACGCGGCGAGGCGTCGACGGCCGTGGCCTTCGACACGCGCAGCGGTGTGCTGCACGTGGCGCGCGACGGCGAGACGTACACGCTGGACCTCCCGGTCCGGCAACCCCGCCCACTGCCGCTCGACAGGCAGGTGTCCGTTGCGCTCGGCGCCGAACCGCGCGAGTTGTGGCTGGCGCGCGACTGCATGGCCGTGTACGACACGGAAGCCGACGTACGCGCCCTCGCACCAGACATGGCCAGGGTGAAGGCTCTCGGCGTCTTCGGGTTCATCGCCACCGCTCCTGCCGATCCCGCGCTCTCGCCGGGCGCCGACTTCGTGTCGCGCTTCTTCGCGCCGAGCGCCGGCGTCGCGGAGGATCCCGTGACGGGGTCCGCGCACTGCACGCTCGTCCCGTACTGGGCAGACAGGTTGGCGAAGACCACGCTGGAGGCCCGCCAGGTGTCGCGGCGCGGTGGCGTCATCCGGTGCACGATCGACGGCGATCGCGTGCGTCTCACCGGCCGCGCGGTGTTCTACCTCGAAGGCACGATCACCGTCTGA
- a CDS encoding 4-hydroxy-tetrahydrodipicolinate synthase translates to MTARRHFTGCGTALVTPFTADGRVDEAALRRLARRQVDAGMHFLVPVGTTGEAPTLTADEKRRVVAVVVEEAAGRVPVLAGAGGYDTADVIEAAHMAADAGANGILSVSPYYSKPTQDGIFAHYQAIAAETSLPIVLYNVPGRTGSNIEPATTERLAQVPRIVGIKEASGNVFQMADVRRRVPRDFLVLSGDDTLTLPLMALGGEGVISVAGNEVPAEMAQMVEACERGDFGAARQIHERLLPLLQANFIESNPGPVKAVMALAGLLEPVYRLPLVAPSSHTLETLRRIALDMGLLAETASA, encoded by the coding sequence ATGACTGCTCGACGTCACTTCACCGGCTGCGGTACCGCCCTGGTCACGCCTTTCACTGCGGATGGACGCGTGGACGAGGCCGCCCTGCGTCGCCTGGCCCGCCGCCAGGTGGACGCCGGCATGCACTTCCTCGTGCCGGTGGGCACGACGGGCGAGGCTCCGACGCTCACGGCTGACGAGAAGCGTCGCGTCGTGGCGGTCGTCGTCGAGGAGGCCGCCGGTCGCGTGCCCGTGCTGGCGGGCGCCGGTGGGTACGATACGGCGGACGTGATCGAGGCCGCTCACATGGCGGCGGACGCAGGTGCCAACGGCATCCTCTCGGTGTCGCCGTACTACAGCAAGCCCACGCAGGACGGCATCTTCGCGCACTACCAGGCGATCGCGGCGGAAACGAGCCTGCCGATCGTGTTGTACAACGTGCCTGGCCGCACCGGAAGCAACATCGAGCCGGCCACCACCGAACGGCTCGCGCAGGTACCGCGCATCGTCGGCATCAAGGAAGCGTCCGGTAACGTGTTCCAGATGGCCGACGTCCGCCGGCGCGTACCGCGCGACTTTCTCGTGCTCTCCGGCGACGACACGCTGACGCTGCCGCTGATGGCGCTCGGCGGCGAAGGCGTGATCTCGGTGGCTGGCAACGAAGTGCCGGCGGAGATGGCGCAGATGGTCGAAGCGTGCGAGCGCGGCGACTTCGGCGCCGCGCGGCAGATCCACGAGCGGCTGCTGCCGCTGCTGCAGGCCAACTTCATCGAATCCAATCCCGGTCCCGTCAAGGCCGTGATGGCGCTGGCGGGACTTCTCGAACCCGTCTATCGCCTGCCGCTCGTCGCGCCGTCGAGCCATACCCTCGAGACCCTGCGCCGCATCGCCCTCGACATGGGCCTGCTGGCCGAGACCGCATCGGCATGA
- a CDS encoding DUF1343 domain-containing protein, with translation MSVTLGLSRLLASGRLKGARVGLVANPSSVDGRFAHAVDMVTAAEDVTLAAIFGPQHGFHSTLQDNMIETPHAEDAGRRVPVYSLYSETREPTDAMLDGLDVLVVDLQDVGTRVYTFIYTMAYCLKAAARKGIPVIVCDRPNPIGGRVVEGPMLTPGYESFVGLYPIALRHGLTIAELARLFNTHFGLGANLETWPMEGWARGDWWDETGLPWVMPSPNMPTLDTAIVYPGMVLFEGTLISEGRGTTRPFELVGHPDVRDADAFAAGLNALGLHGVWFRPAYFEPTFQKHARVTCGGCQIHVTDRERFRSVDAAIALLCAFRDALPERRLPWRPPPYEYEYEKMPIDILAGSDALRRAVDAGASQQDVSVTCRLDAGSFDVMRASCLLY, from the coding sequence GTGTCTGTCACGCTCGGTCTCTCGCGTCTCCTGGCTTCCGGTCGCCTGAAGGGCGCCCGCGTGGGCCTCGTCGCCAACCCTTCGTCGGTCGATGGCCGGTTCGCGCACGCCGTCGACATGGTGACGGCGGCCGAGGACGTCACGCTCGCGGCCATCTTCGGTCCGCAGCACGGGTTCCACTCGACGCTGCAGGACAACATGATCGAGACGCCGCACGCCGAGGATGCCGGGCGTCGCGTGCCCGTGTACTCGCTGTACAGCGAGACGCGTGAGCCCACCGACGCGATGCTCGACGGTCTCGACGTGCTCGTGGTGGACCTGCAGGACGTGGGGACGCGAGTCTACACGTTCATCTACACGATGGCGTACTGCCTGAAGGCCGCCGCGCGCAAGGGCATCCCCGTCATCGTGTGCGACCGCCCGAATCCGATCGGCGGACGCGTGGTCGAAGGTCCGATGTTGACGCCGGGCTACGAGTCGTTCGTCGGGCTCTACCCCATCGCGCTGCGACACGGTCTGACGATCGCGGAACTGGCGCGACTCTTCAACACGCACTTCGGCCTCGGCGCGAACCTCGAGACGTGGCCGATGGAAGGCTGGGCGCGCGGCGACTGGTGGGACGAGACAGGCCTGCCCTGGGTGATGCCATCGCCCAACATGCCGACGCTCGACACCGCGATCGTCTATCCCGGGATGGTGCTCTTCGAAGGCACGCTCATCTCCGAAGGACGCGGGACGACGCGGCCGTTCGAACTCGTGGGGCACCCTGACGTGCGCGATGCCGACGCGTTCGCCGCGGGACTCAACGCCCTGGGCCTGCACGGCGTGTGGTTCAGGCCGGCGTACTTCGAGCCCACGTTCCAGAAACACGCGCGCGTGACGTGCGGTGGCTGCCAGATTCATGTCACCGATCGCGAACGCTTCAGGTCTGTCGACGCGGCGATCGCGCTGCTGTGCGCTTTCAGGGACGCGCTGCCGGAGCGTCGCCTGCCGTGGCGCCCGCCGCCGTACGAGTACGAGTACGAGAAGATGCCCATCGACATCCTCGCCGGGTCTGACGCGCTGCGGCGTGCCGTGGACGCCGGTGCCTCGCAGCAGGACGTCAGCGTGACGTGCCGGCTCGACGCCGGGTCGTTCGACGTCATGCGCGCGTCCTGCCTGTTGTATTGA
- a CDS encoding M20/M25/M40 family metallo-hydrolase produces the protein MDPVDVVALTRRLVDVESTTGQEAVVCAMVGDELEQRGYTVTRQTVTERRVNLLATVGTPEVVFSTHMDCVPPFIPSRVEDDRIHGRGSCDAKGILVSQLAACEALRAAGETRVGLLFVVGEERGSDGAMAADELSTGVTRYLVNGEPTEGKLALGHRGVVRVKLHATGRAAHSGYPHLGESAVEKLLDALQQVRTMRLPVDAVLGPTQVNIGAISGGLAPNVVAPSASADLLFRIVTPYEEVMAALESLRPLVDVEYVYHVPYLHMSTLDGFDTEVMGYTTDAPLLNAWGTRLMYGPGSIHVAHTDHESVAIADLHRAVDDYQRIARMLLA, from the coding sequence ATGGATCCGGTAGACGTCGTCGCGCTCACGCGCCGGCTGGTGGACGTCGAGAGCACCACTGGGCAGGAGGCCGTGGTGTGCGCCATGGTCGGCGACGAGCTCGAACAGCGCGGCTACACGGTCACGCGGCAGACGGTCACCGAACGTCGCGTCAACCTGCTGGCCACCGTGGGCACGCCGGAAGTCGTGTTCTCCACGCACATGGACTGCGTGCCGCCCTTCATCCCGAGCCGCGTGGAGGACGACCGCATCCACGGGCGCGGCAGTTGCGACGCCAAAGGCATCCTCGTGAGTCAGCTCGCGGCGTGTGAGGCGCTGCGCGCCGCCGGCGAGACGCGCGTCGGCCTGCTCTTCGTTGTCGGCGAAGAGCGCGGCAGCGACGGCGCGATGGCGGCCGATGAACTGTCGACAGGCGTCACGCGGTATCTCGTGAACGGTGAGCCCACGGAAGGCAAGCTGGCGCTCGGCCATCGCGGCGTGGTGCGCGTGAAGCTGCACGCGACGGGGCGCGCGGCGCATTCGGGCTATCCGCATCTGGGCGAGTCGGCTGTCGAGAAACTCCTCGACGCCCTGCAGCAGGTGCGGACGATGCGGCTACCTGTCGACGCCGTGCTGGGACCCACGCAGGTGAACATCGGTGCCATCAGCGGAGGACTCGCGCCGAACGTCGTGGCGCCGTCGGCGTCTGCCGACCTCCTGTTCCGGATCGTGACGCCGTACGAAGAGGTGATGGCGGCGCTCGAGTCACTGCGGCCGCTCGTCGACGTGGAGTACGTGTATCACGTCCCGTACCTCCACATGTCGACGCTCGACGGTTTCGATACGGAAGTGATGGGTTACACGACTGACGCGCCGCTGCTGAATGCGTGGGGGACGCGGCTGATGTACGGGCCGGGATCGATCCATGTGGCGCACACCGATCACGAATCGGTGGCGATCGCCGATCTGCACCGCGCCGTCGACGACTACCAGCGCATCGCCCGGATGCTCCTGGCTTGA
- a CDS encoding branched-chain amino acid aminotransferase, protein MSVSASASAIPVTRTTTPRPRPAEDALGFGKYFADHMLLVDYTHGTGWHDARIVPYGPLELDPAASVLHYGQAMFEGLKAYRLHDGAIALFRPGRNAHRMASAAARLSIPAIDEHLFVQGIRQLVSIDADWVPSAPGTALYVRPTIIATEAFLGVRASKTYTFFVITGPVGAYYAGGLKPVRIWIERERVRAVRGGIGAAKGAANYVASLQVAEQAQARGCDQVLWLDAIHHEYLEEVGTMNLCLVIDGTLVTPSLSGSILPGITRESVLEIARDWGMPVQERLVSLTEVRDAHAAGRLQEVFGVGTAAVVSAVGTLASEEGDMVINGGQPGPVAQKLYDTITRIQYGLDPDTRGWRVIV, encoded by the coding sequence ATGTCTGTCAGCGCGTCAGCGTCAGCGATCCCGGTCACCCGAACCACGACTCCCCGCCCGCGTCCGGCGGAGGATGCCCTCGGGTTCGGCAAGTACTTCGCCGACCACATGCTGCTCGTCGACTACACGCACGGCACCGGCTGGCACGACGCGCGCATCGTCCCGTACGGCCCGCTGGAACTGGATCCCGCCGCATCGGTGCTGCACTACGGCCAGGCGATGTTCGAAGGACTCAAGGCCTATCGCCTCCACGACGGCGCCATCGCGCTCTTCCGTCCCGGTCGCAACGCCCACCGCATGGCGTCGGCTGCCGCTCGCCTCTCGATTCCGGCCATCGACGAACACCTCTTCGTGCAGGGCATCCGCCAACTCGTGTCGATCGATGCCGACTGGGTGCCGTCTGCACCGGGGACCGCGCTGTACGTCAGGCCGACCATCATCGCCACGGAAGCCTTTCTCGGCGTTCGCGCATCGAAGACGTACACGTTCTTCGTGATCACGGGTCCCGTGGGCGCGTACTACGCCGGCGGACTGAAGCCCGTGCGCATCTGGATCGAACGTGAGCGCGTGCGCGCGGTACGAGGCGGGATCGGCGCTGCCAAGGGCGCCGCCAACTACGTCGCCAGTCTGCAGGTGGCCGAACAGGCGCAGGCGCGCGGCTGCGATCAGGTGCTCTGGCTCGACGCCATCCATCACGAGTATCTCGAGGAAGTCGGCACGATGAACCTGTGCCTCGTGATCGACGGCACGCTCGTCACGCCATCGCTGAGCGGCAGCATCCTGCCAGGCATCACGCGCGAATCCGTGCTGGAGATCGCGCGCGACTGGGGTATGCCCGTCCAAGAGCGGCTCGTCTCGCTGACCGAAGTGCGCGACGCGCACGCCGCGGGTCGTCTCCAGGAGGTGTTCGGCGTGGGCACGGCGGCCGTCGTGTCCGCGGTGGGCACGCTCGCCAGTGAGGAGGGCGACATGGTGATCAACGGCGGACAGCCGGGCCCCGTCGCGCAGAAGCTGTACGACACGATCACGCGCATCCAGTACGGCCTCGACCCGGATACGCGCGGCTGGCGCGTGATCGTCTGA
- a CDS encoding 2,3,4,5-tetrahydropyridine-2,6-dicarboxylate N-succinyltransferase: MSIEILRQDVERLWAAGADASREEGRDVFARLRAALSDGRVRAAAPSADSPTGWAVNSWVKQGILLGFRFGDLTNVSMDHGRWPFFDKDTLPLRRFESSSGVRIVPGGSSVRDGAYLAPGVIAMPPMYVNIGAYVGEGSMIDSHALVGSCAQVGARVHVSAAAQIGGVIEPVGALPVIVEDEVLVGGNTGIYEGAVVKARAVIGAGTIITGSTPVYDLPNGRIIKPENGQPLVIPEGAVVVPGARAVSDGPGVDWKLSLATPVIVKYRDSRTDTRTELERWIR; the protein is encoded by the coding sequence ATGAGCATCGAGATTCTGCGCCAGGACGTCGAGCGGCTGTGGGCCGCCGGCGCCGACGCGTCCCGCGAAGAAGGCCGCGACGTGTTCGCACGTCTGCGTGCCGCGTTGTCAGACGGTCGCGTGCGCGCGGCGGCGCCCTCTGCCGATTCCCCGACTGGCTGGGCCGTCAACAGCTGGGTCAAGCAGGGCATCCTGCTCGGCTTCCGGTTCGGCGACCTCACCAACGTGTCGATGGATCACGGCAGGTGGCCGTTCTTCGACAAGGACACGCTTCCGCTCCGCCGCTTCGAGTCGTCGAGTGGCGTGCGCATCGTTCCAGGCGGATCGTCGGTGCGCGATGGTGCGTATCTCGCGCCTGGCGTCATCGCGATGCCGCCGATGTACGTCAACATCGGCGCGTACGTGGGCGAGGGCTCGATGATCGACTCGCACGCCCTGGTGGGATCGTGCGCGCAGGTGGGTGCGCGCGTCCACGTGAGCGCCGCCGCGCAGATCGGCGGCGTGATCGAACCTGTCGGCGCGCTGCCGGTGATCGTCGAAGACGAGGTGCTGGTCGGCGGGAACACCGGCATCTACGAAGGTGCGGTGGTGAAGGCGCGGGCGGTGATTGGCGCCGGCACGATCATCACGGGATCGACGCCCGTGTACGACCTCCCGAACGGTCGCATCATCAAGCCGGAGAACGGTCAGCCGCTCGTGATTCCCGAAGGCGCCGTGGTGGTGCCTGGTGCGCGTGCCGTCTCCGATGGTCCAGGCGTCGACTGGAAGCTCTCGCTCGCCACGCCGGTCATCGTCAAGTACCGCGACAGCCGCACCGACACCCGTACCGAGCTCGAACGATGGATCCGGTAG